In Candidatus Dadabacteria bacterium, the genomic window ACTATAAGTATCTCGTCAAGTTCCAGTTCCTCCATCGCCACATTCATGGAACGGGTAATTTTCGGCGTTGATGTGTGCTTGAATTCAAAAGCGGTTTTCCTGTCTCCCTGCGCCAGCAACAAGTCCAGTTCCGCATCGGCATGAGAGCGCCAAAAGAAACACTCCGAAGCGTCAGCGCCGTAAATCCGTATGGTTTGCTCAAGCGCGAACCCCTCCCATGACGCACCGAGCCCGGGGTGCGCCAGCAGTCCGGCTTCATCCGGCAAGCCAAGCAGGGCGTGCATGAGACCGGAGTCGCGGCAATACACTTTTGGCGACTTGACCTGACGTTTGCGGATGTTGGCATACCATGGCTGCAGAACACGCACCATGAAAGAGCCCTCCAGAATGTCCAGATAACGTTTTATCGTAGGTGAAGACACATCCAGCGAACGGGCGAATTCGGAAGCGTTAAATATGTTTCCGTGCCAGTGGGTCAGCATCATCCAGAAACGCCGCATGGTGTTGCCTGTCAGGTCAATGCCCAGAGCGGGCAAATCCCGCTCCAGAAAAGCAGTTATGTAGGCTTTTCGCCAAGCTATACAGGCGGCATCGTCCACCGCCAGATACGCCGGAGGAAAGCCGCCCCGCAACCACAGGCGCCGCGCCTCTCCGGTTTCAAAAACCGTGAACGGCGGCAGTTCCAGATAGATAATGCGCCCGGCAAGGGATTCCGAAGTCTGCCGCAACAGGTCCCGCGAAGCGCTGCCCAGTATCAGGTATCGCTGCCCTTGCGGACGGCGGTCTATCAGCACCCTCAACACCGGATATATCTCCGGCAAACGCTGGATCTCATCAATCACAATCAGCCCCTCAAGCGGTTCCAGCGCCATCTTGGGGTCTTGCAGACGGTTCAGGTGGTCAGGGTCTTCCAGATCAAAGTAGTGAACCGCTTCGCCGGTCAGGGTTGCAATGTAGTCCCGCGCCAGAGTGGTCTTGCCACACTGCCGGGGGCCGAGAATACCAACCATGGGGTGGCTCTTGAAATAGTCTTCAATCCGCCTTAAAAAGACGGTTCTCTCTATTGGTTTTTGCGCCGGGTTCTGCATCAACAACCTTGAAAAATTAAAGTGAGACTTTAAATTTTCCACAAAATAGTTCTACAGTCAAGAGGGGCGGGGGCTTTCCAACCGCCCGTTTTCATATATCATAGTCCCGCTTAAGACATTGGCGGCCTCATGAAAAACGGTTTCGTTCATCTTCACCTCCACTCCCAGTATTCGCTGCTTGACGGCGCTATAAAGTTTGAAGACCTTGTTGACAGGGTGAGCGAACTCAATATGAACGCGGTCGCCATCACAGACCACGGCAACCTGTTCGGCGCTTACGATTTTTACCGCGAAGCGAAAAAAAAAGGCGTCAAACCCATCATCGGCTGTGAGATATACGTAACCCCCACACTCAAACTGGACAAACCGTCAGACGGGAAAAACTTCCACCTGACCGTCCTGTGCATGAACGCGACCGGATATAAAAACCTCTCCAATCTGGTTACCCGCGGATACTTTGAGGGCCTCTACAGACGCCCGAGGGTTGACCATGAAATGCTCAGCCAGCACAACGAGGGGCTCATTGTGCTCAGCGGCTGCATGAGCAGCGAGTTGTCGCAGTCCATATTCAAACGCACCAAAGAGACGCCGGAAGACGTCATTTCAACATACCGGGAAATATTCGGCGACAGATACTACCTTGAGGTTCAGGCGACCGGCGTCAAAGAACAGGAGCGCATAAACAAAGACCTCAAAAAACTCGGCAAACATTTTGACATTCCCCTTGTCGCCACAAACGACTGCCACTTCCTGCGCCGCTCGGACCACGGGCCGCACGATGTGCTTCTGTGCATACAGACCGGCAAGACGGTGGACGACCAGGGCAGAATGAGATTTCCCGGAGACGGCTTTTATCTGAAAACAAGAGAGGAGATGGAAAAAACCTTAAAGGGCTTTTCCGACGCGCTGGACAGGACGGTTGAGATAGCGGCCAGATGCGACTTTGATTTTGAGGATGAGGGCTACCGGTTTCCGAAGTTCGGCCCGGACGGAGAGCCGGAGAAACTGCTGCGCTCGCTTGCCTCCGAAAAGATGGGGGCGCGGCTTGCCGCGCGGGGCATATCGGGCGCAGACGCCGAACCCTACGCCGGGCGGCTTGACTATGAACTGGGCGAAATATGCCGGATGGGCTTTGCCGACTACTTTCTTGTGGTTGCGGATTTTGTTGAATACGCCAAGAAAAACGGCATTCCGGTGGGCCCCGGCAGGGGAAGCGCGGCGGGAAGCCTCGCGGCATACGCGCTGGGAATAACCGATGTTGACCCTGTGGCTCACAACCTGATCTTTGAGCGATTCCTCAATCCGGGAAGGGTCTCAATGCCGGACATAGACATAGATTTCTGCGCCGAGGGGCGCGACAGGGTCATAGAGTATGTGAGCGAAAAATACGGCCGGGAGAATGTGGTTCAGATAGGCACTTTTGGAAAGATGTCGTCAAAGGCGGTCGTGCGAGACGTGGGCAGGGTCATGGGCATTCCCTACGGGGAGGTGGACAAGGTTTCCAAACTGATACCGTCTTTCCGGGGCAAGGTGTTCAGCATAGAGGAGGCGCTCAAAAAAACCCCCGAACTCAAAAAGATGGTGGACGGCTCCGACACGCTCACAAAGATGATTGAGTTTGCAAAGCCCCTTGAAAACATGGTGCGCCACGCATCCACTCACGCCGCGGGCGTTGTCATAGCGAGTGAAAAGATTTCCGACCGCATTCCCCTTTACAAAGGGGCGAACGGCGAGACGGTAACCCAGTTTGACATGGGCGCGATTGAAAGCCTCGGATATGTGAAATTTGATTTTCTGGGGCTGAAAACCCTCACCATCATCAACAAGGCGACCGCCCTGATAAAGAGCGCAGGCAACGGCTCAACCCCCAGTCTGGACATAGACTTTATGCCCCTTGACGACCCGCGGGTGTATGAACTGTTCGCAAGCGGAAACACGCACGGACTGTTCCAGATAGAGTCCGGTTCGGGAATGGTTTCCATGCTCCGCAAACTGAAGCCGGAGAGGTTTGAAGACATTGTCGCCGCGCTCGCCCTCTACAGGCCCGGCCCCCTTGACAGCGGAATGGTTGAGGACTTCATCCGGCGGAAAAACGGCAGGGCGCGCGTCTCTTATCCGCATCCGCTTCTGGAGGAGGTGCTGGGAGAAACCCACGGACTGTTCGTTTATCAGGAGCAGATAATGAGCACCGCCAGCGTCTGCGCCAACTACACCCTTTCGGACGCCGACCTGATGAGAAGGGCGATGGGCAAGAAAAAGCCCGAGGAAATGAAGGCGCAGAGGGAAAAGTTTGTTTCCGGCGCGCTGGAAAACGGCATAGACAAAAACAAGGCCGCCGAACTGTTTGACATAATGGAGAAGTTTGCCGGCTACTCGTTCAACAAGAGCCACAGCGCGGCATACGCGCTGGTAACATACCAGACCGCCTACCTGAAGGCGCGCCATCCGGCTGAATTCATGTCCGCCCTGATGACGGTTGATTCCTCCAACAACGACAAGATAATCGCCCACATAACCGAGTGCAGAAGAATGGGAATCAAGGTGCTTCCGCCCGATGTCAACGAGAGCATGTCGGGGTTCACCCCGGTCGGTCGGGACGCCATAAGATTCGGGCTCTCCGCGCTGAAAAACATGGGAGACGAGGTTGTGGACGCAATAATCGGGGCGCGCGCCGAGGGGGCGTTCACCGGCCTTTTTGACTTTTGCTCGCGGGTTCAGTCCAAGCGGATAAACCGGAAAGCGTTTGAGATGATGATAAAGAGCGGCGCGCTGGACTCACTTGAGGGCAACAGGGCGAAACTGTTTGAATCTCTGGACACGGTGGTTTCCTACTACATGCTCAAGCAGTCGGACGGCCCCGACGGGCAGGGCTCGCTTTTCTCCTCCGAAGAGAGCGAGGTGTTCACCCCGGAGTTGCCCGAAGCGGAGCCGTGGGACGAGCGGCGGGTTTCGGAATGCGAGCTTGAGTCTCTGGGGATGTTTGTTTCAAGCCACCCCATGATGAGGTATGAAGACCGCCTGAAGATGATCAAATCCCACTCGGACACCGCCCGTTTTCACGGCCTTGCCGACAAGAAAGACACATCAATCGCGGGCGTGGTGCGGTCGGTTTCCATAAAGACGACCAAGTCCGGCACGGGGCTGTTCGCAAGGGTTGAGATTGAAGACCTGAAGGGCTCCGTTGAGTGCGTGGCGTTCAATGACGCGGTGCGCAAAAGCCGCACTTTGCTTGAGCAGAAGATAGAGCCGGTGGTTCTTACGGGAACTGTTGAGAGTTCGGACGACAAGAGGCAGATGAAGGTGAGAGACATACTGACGGTTTCCGAATTTCTTGCGAAGGCGTCTCTGGTTAACATCTCAATAGACTCCGGGGTCGCGCTGCCGGAGAATCTGGTAAGGCTGGAAAACATAATGAAACAGCACGGCGGCGAATCAAAAGTAACCATCAACCTTGACGCCGGAGGCAAGACGGTCTCCATAGAGGTCGGCAAATACGGCGTTTCCCCCTCGCCTGATTTTGTGAGCGAGG contains:
- a CDS encoding ATP-binding protein; translation: MQNPAQKPIERTVFLRRIEDYFKSHPMVGILGPRQCGKTTLARDYIATLTGEAVHYFDLEDPDHLNRLQDPKMALEPLEGLIVIDEIQRLPEIYPVLRVLIDRRPQGQRYLILGSASRDLLRQTSESLAGRIIYLELPPFTVFETGEARRLWLRGGFPPAYLAVDDAACIAWRKAYITAFLERDLPALGIDLTGNTMRRFWMMLTHWHGNIFNASEFARSLDVSSPTIKRYLDILEGSFMVRVLQPWYANIRKRQVKSPKVYCRDSGLMHALLGLPDEAGLLAHPGLGASWEGFALEQTIRIYGADASECFFWRSHADAELDLLLAQGDRKTAFEFKHTSTPKITRSMNVAMEELELDEILIVYPGADEYPLGDNVRVTNLQRLCAKG
- the dnaE gene encoding DNA polymerase III subunit alpha, with protein sequence MKNGFVHLHLHSQYSLLDGAIKFEDLVDRVSELNMNAVAITDHGNLFGAYDFYREAKKKGVKPIIGCEIYVTPTLKLDKPSDGKNFHLTVLCMNATGYKNLSNLVTRGYFEGLYRRPRVDHEMLSQHNEGLIVLSGCMSSELSQSIFKRTKETPEDVISTYREIFGDRYYLEVQATGVKEQERINKDLKKLGKHFDIPLVATNDCHFLRRSDHGPHDVLLCIQTGKTVDDQGRMRFPGDGFYLKTREEMEKTLKGFSDALDRTVEIAARCDFDFEDEGYRFPKFGPDGEPEKLLRSLASEKMGARLAARGISGADAEPYAGRLDYELGEICRMGFADYFLVVADFVEYAKKNGIPVGPGRGSAAGSLAAYALGITDVDPVAHNLIFERFLNPGRVSMPDIDIDFCAEGRDRVIEYVSEKYGRENVVQIGTFGKMSSKAVVRDVGRVMGIPYGEVDKVSKLIPSFRGKVFSIEEALKKTPELKKMVDGSDTLTKMIEFAKPLENMVRHASTHAAGVVIASEKISDRIPLYKGANGETVTQFDMGAIESLGYVKFDFLGLKTLTIINKATALIKSAGNGSTPSLDIDFMPLDDPRVYELFASGNTHGLFQIESGSGMVSMLRKLKPERFEDIVAALALYRPGPLDSGMVEDFIRRKNGRARVSYPHPLLEEVLGETHGLFVYQEQIMSTASVCANYTLSDADLMRRAMGKKKPEEMKAQREKFVSGALENGIDKNKAAELFDIMEKFAGYSFNKSHSAAYALVTYQTAYLKARHPAEFMSALMTVDSSNNDKIIAHITECRRMGIKVLPPDVNESMSGFTPVGRDAIRFGLSALKNMGDEVVDAIIGARAEGAFTGLFDFCSRVQSKRINRKAFEMMIKSGALDSLEGNRAKLFESLDTVVSYYMLKQSDGPDGQGSLFSSEESEVFTPELPEAEPWDERRVSECELESLGMFVSSHPMMRYEDRLKMIKSHSDTARFHGLADKKDTSIAGVVRSVSIKTTKSGTGLFARVEIEDLKGSVECVAFNDAVRKSRTLLEQKIEPVVLTGTVESSDDKRQMKVRDILTVSEFLAKASLVNISIDSGVALPENLVRLENIMKQHGGESKVTINLDAGGKTVSIEVGKYGVSPSPDFVSEVEGLLGEKSLSLEVV